Within the Trichoplusia ni isolate ovarian cell line Hi5 chromosome 6 unlocalized genomic scaffold, tn1 tig00003142_group5, whole genome shotgun sequence genome, the region taaattaatgtgattttgattttatttaatcaagttAGTTATAgcataaaatacttatttttttattgtgtgtaacacgtaacaaaaaatgtaacaacAAATTAACCGGAAGTTGTGTTTGGCTTGGCTTAAGAAACTGACAGCCATTGGTGAACCTCgaactttattttaagtaattatagcagcaacaggaatacatcatatgtgaaaatttcaactgtttaggtATATGGGTTCaggagatacagtctggtggcGGATGGATAGACAGACTGAAGACCCTCAGAAATAGGGATCCGTGTTCCCTTTCGGTACGCAGCTTCAATTGAGAAACGTCCTCTGCTAGAGGACGGTTGTGATGGTCAAGTGGCACTCTGAAGAGTTAACCACTTGCAATATCAACCCAACTTAATACACCAAACTTTTTCCAAAATACATACCAAgtgacaaaaaagaaataaaagttattcCAAGTTCAAATTCTTACATGTCAACGTCAAAATTCATAATATCACAAGCCCTCAAGACTGCATAATCTAAAGAAGGAAAATTAGACAGATCTGAATATAATAATCAACAATGGCAAACGAGGCTGAAGAAACTGTGCGAAAGCTGTCCATGCACAAAGGCGTTGCTGGAGTGATTGTGGTGAATGGGGAAGGAATACCTATAAAAACTACCCTTGAGAACCACGTATCTGTGCAATACGCGGGGTTAATGAGCTCTCTAGTCGATAAAGCGAAGGCAGTAGTAAGAGATCTTGATCCTTCAAACGATTTGACGTTTTTAAGGATACGCACCAAGAAAAGTGAGGTGATGGTCGCGCCAGATAAAGACTTTATACTAATAGTTGTACAGAACCCGGTTGAATGACGAAGGCTTTGGCTTTTTAgccaacttttttttattacaatttgacTTAAATGCTGTTTTACGCGGCTTTTAGTAATAGTGTTTGCTTCTATAATTCAATCATGTTTccttgttttcttaatttattgtaatttagcTACTTTCACACGGTTTTAGCATTAACTGTAGTCGTTATATCGCATTAAATCGTCAGCTGCGCCGTGTGAAGAATCCTTTGCTTATTTTGTGCTgatgtgaaattaattatatttttccttgttatttattagtttaatgcATGTATAACATATCGTTtcaatttattctaatttttattgtattccaatgataaataaaacagtcaaatattatggtattaatttatttctaagtttAGTGACTCTGGGATCACACAATTTGTCACTATTATACCTACTATTTACTGAAATGGTCACCAATATCCGCGTCCGCCTCTTCTAAAGCCACTGTTACCATAGCCGCGGTTTCCGAAACCTGTATTACCGAACCCTCGGCTGCCAAATCCACCGCGGCCGAAACCGTTACCACTTTGGTTGCTACCGAAACCACCTTGGTTATCGCCGAAACCACCTTGGTTACCGCCAAAACCTCCTTGGTTGCTGCCGAAACCGCCTGAACCTCGGAAACCGCCCTGGAATCCACCTCCGAAGCCACCTTGACCTTCATTGCCGAAGCCGCCCTGATTGCCGCTTCCAAAACCGCCTCGGTTCCCGCCAAAGCCGCCTCTAGTTCCGCCGAATCCGCCTCTGTTTCCGCCGAAGCCCTGGTTGGCGCCGAACCCTTGTCCGCCGAAGCCGCCGCGGGGCCCGGTGGTCCCCCAGCCGCGGTTGCCTCGCTTGGCGCCGTCCATCCTGAACGTCGGTGTGCTGGTCTCGCGCTGGATGTTGTAGTCGCCCGCGTCCACGATGCATAGCGATTTCACGCAGTCGATTACCTACAACCATAGGTACAAAGAATATTAAGTTTCATACAGACAGATTTGAGGGTAAATTTcttaatatctttatctaagCACGCCATTCCATTGGAAGTATGAAAGACGTTTGTATTAAACTAAGCAAAAAATCGCAAAAAAGTTGACACcgcatttctttttgtaattaacgACACCTACGGTAAGTACGTTACCCCGAGAAATAtaacataaccatttttttttaacattggaTACAGAATAACACCAAAGCACAGCCAACCTTTTGTTCAATAGGCGAGAAGTGTAGCGCGGCGTCAGGTTCAGCGGCGGCGCGCTCGACGATCTTCTCGACGGCGGGCCGCAGCGCGATCACCAGCGCCGCCGTGCTCGGCTTCATGTCGAAGTTCAGCCAGTTGTCCAGGCGGACCACGTTGTCAATCTGAAACGTTGTGTTTGTTAAGTTAGGGTAGGTTAACTCAGACATTTATAGTGGTATTTTTGGCGAAAGTGAAGTAGCATATCACATGTATATTAATACATGACAATAGCCGTAAGTGTTCCACTACTGTCAAAGACTGCTTCCTTTCTCAACAAAAGTCTCCAAACAGTGGAATCAAATGGcaaaaaaagatatattatattttgtagaacAAGACGACGCAACTTGACTCTACTTTTACCATTAAGACTACCCGAATACCCATAAACAGATGC harbors:
- the LOC113506236 gene encoding dosage compensation regulator-like — protein: MCMGLYPNVCLHQGKRKVLTTEGKPAVIHKTSVNCSNQEQRFPCPLFVFGEKVRMRAISCKQTTMVAPLHLLLFACRKVEWIDNVVRLDNWLNFDMKPSTAALVIALRPAVEKIVERAAAEPDAALHFSPIEQKVIDCVKSLCIVDAGDYNIQRETSTPTFRMDGAKRGNRGWGTTGPRGGFGGQGFGANQGFGGNRGGFGGTRGGFGGNRGGFGSGNQGGFGNEGQGGFGGGFQGGFRGSGGFGSNQGGFGGNQGGFGDNQGGFGSNQSGNGFGRGGFGSRGFGNTGFGNRGYGNSGFRRGGRGYW
- the LOC113506237 gene encoding dynein light chain roadblock-type 2-like; the protein is MANEAEETVRKLSMHKGVAGVIVVNGEGIPIKTTLENHVSVQYAGLMSSLVDKAKAVVRDLDPSNDLTFLRIRTKKSEVMVAPDKDFILIVVQNPVE